CGAACCGGTCCCGAATCGTCGCCAGAATAGGCATATTATCACTGGCCCACTCTAGCGCCCGGCGGCCTTCCCGCGTCAGTTTCTTATCTTTAATTTTGCTCATGAACCGGTGCTGCCGAAGCCACCCTCACCGCGAGACGTTTCGCTGAGCTCATCTACGATTTCCAGCTCAAGGGGAGATCCATCCATGGCCACCAGCTGAAAGAGGCGCTGACCCGCCTTTACGGTGTACACCTCCTCGCTGATATTATCACAGAATGCGATGAGCTCACCTCTGTAACCACCATCAATCAGTCCGATGGAATTGGCCATCCTTAGCGGAGTCTTGGAGATACTGGAGCGAGGTATGAGAAAGTACGGTCTCTGCCCTTCCATTTCGCACGCTACCTTCAGGTGGATCGGGGCAGTCTCACGTGCCGAGAAGGTCATTGATTCAGGCACATAGAGATCGAGGCCCGCATCACCATCGTGAAAGTGACCGTGGTCACGATAGAATCCCGCTACATCGGCCGAAAAAGGCCTAAGCTTAATCTTCATTTTCAGATGATCCTCCACCCAGCTGATTCCAGATCCAGTAGACGATAGATCCCACAACAAGAAACGCAAACCCCCACGCCGGCAGTAAGCTCCCTCTGTCCAGATGAAATCGAATAACGCCCCATGACACAAAGAGCGCACAGATAATGTAGGCAACGGGAACAAGAGGAAACAACGGTGTTTTATAGCTTTCACTGTTACCGTCCGCCACACTTCTTCCACGCACTTTGAACAAGGTGGAGATAGATACGGAAGAGAATAGAATCATTACCACGGTTGTTGAATCAACAAGGCTTTCAATATCCAGCACATACATGAGGACAATACACCACGCCGCCTGAAGAATGAGTGCATTCACCGGCGTCTGGAAACGGGGATGGCGTTTGGCTGTAAATCTAAAGAAAACACCGTGTTCGCCCATAGCTTGAATTACTCTCGCTCCGGCAGTCTGAATGGTGATTGAAAGCGAGCTAACCACCGATATAAAGATCAGGAGAGTGAGGAAAGTGCTCCACCCTTCTGCTCCTACTGTCTTGAGTGCGATGACAGGTACCATCTCTTCTCCGCGCATGGCGTCGAGACCGATACTCTTCAGAAAACCGATCTCCACCACAATGTAGATGATCATGGTAATCAGGGTACCGCCGATAAGAGCACGTGGGAGAGTTTTTCTCGGATTGTGTATTTCACCTGCGATGTATCCCGCCACGTTCCATCCTGTATATGCGAAAAAGATTGGAATCAGAGCCCTCGAAAAACCGCGCACGGGACTGGCATCTACCAGATTTGCTGCACCGCTCTCAACAGAGCCTGATCCACTCTTGAAGAGGAGAAACGTCAATATGAACAGCCCGCCGATCTTAATCACCGTGAGGATTGATTGAAATCGCGCTCCCACCGTAATCCGAAGACAGTGAAGGAGAGAGAAACCGATAACGAGAAGTGAGGCCAGAAACGGTTCTGACAATCCGCTCTGCGGAAAAAATTCGAGGAGATACTTGCCTCCGAAAACGGCGAGGATGGCGATTGAACCGGTTTCGAAGATGACAAGACTCATCCAGCCGTAGAGAAAAGCAGGATAGCGCCCGTAGACATTATTCAGGTAGAGGAAGTCGCCTCCTATATTGGGGAAAGTAGTGGAGAGTTCAGCTATAGACAGCGCACCGAGCATGGCCATTACGCCGCCTCCGATCCAAGCAAAGATGAGCCAGGAACTATCTGTGACTGGAGCAGCGGCGTACCCGGAAAGCAGGAAAATCCCGGAGCCGATGATATTCCCTGCCACCATGCTGGTGGCATCGAATGTTCTTACGACACGCTTGGAAGTGTCAGCCATCACAATTCGGCGACATTAAGTACAGAAAACGGCATTACCATCGCACAAGAGTAATCGCTGTGCCAACTATAGTGCCAGATGAATAACGAGGCTACTCGTTCTGCTGGTAGACGGTTCGAATGGGGAACGGGATGTTGATCCCCTCTTCGCCAAACCGCTTATGTAGGCGCTTGATGAATTCGTGCGTCACAGCCCACTGGCCGGAATAGTCCTTTGCAGTAAGGGAAACGCGGAAATCTATGCTTGACTCGCCGAAGTTCATAAAGATCATGTTGGGATCAGATTCAGGGATACCACCTTCCACATTTTGCATGACATCTCTTGCCACTTCCAGCGTTACTCTTTCCACGTGACCAAGGTCGCTATCGTAGCTGACGCCGCACCCTAACCTTACGACTAACTCCTTAATGGGCGCGTCAAAATTCTTCATGATCGCCGCCGACAGTTTGGCATTAGGAATCACAACAAGATTGTTCTTTCGATCCTTGAGAGTTGTGTTACGCCACGAAATATTGTCAACCGTGCCACGGTGCCCGCTGTCCAGTTCCACTAGATCCCCCGGTACTACCTTTTTGGACAGGAGTATATGGAGGCCGGCAAAGACGTCAGAAAGGGTATCCTTGAGAGCCAGCGAGACTGCAAGACCGCCGACGCCCAGAGCGGTGAGCAGGGGTGTGATGGAGATTCCCAATGTCTGAAAGACAATCAAGAGTCCGATAGTAATGATGAAGATCCTAACGAGGTTTGTGAACATGGCCGCAGAAGGCAAAGCATCAGTGCTCGCTGCAAACAGCTCGAGCAGTCCAACGCCGGCTCTTGCCACGGAAAGCGTAATGGAGAGGATGATGAGGATAAGTATAACGGTCTGCGCCGATCCCAGCAACTCGGGACTCAGGGGAATCCCATCGAGGGCAAAATAGACTCCGCCCAGAAAGAACCACTGTATCGAACTTGACTCCACAGCGGAGAGGACGACATCATCGCCGCGCCATTTCGTCCGTGCCGCGATTCTCTTCAACTGCTTGTGGATATACGTCTTAAAAATCCACCCCGCCACAGTAAAACCTAAGATGGTGACGATGGGGATGAGATATGCCGTCATGGACTGCGTGTCGAGGTTCATTTGGACTCCTAAAGTTTGGCGAATTTACAAAGGAGAGGAGTTGAGACTAAGCGATTTGTCTGATCTCATGGTCCTTCCCAGACTACTTCTCCTTCACGCACCACTTTCTCCATCTTCAATTCTCCACTTCTGTCCCATTCCAGGTGAAGGAAGGGAACATCCTCAATAAAAAGAATCTCTGCGATCAACGCCCCGCTCTCGTCCCAATGGAGTTCCACGCCGTGCTTTTTCTTCCCCAAGTATTCTGTCTCCGATGCCTTGCGCCCGTTCTTGTGCACTTCAGTCGCCAAACGGTGATCACTGAACTTCCTGATATCTGTACGGCGGCCGTGAACATCCCATTGCGCTTGCCACTTCAGTTCGCCAGACTGATATCCCTTCACCAGACTTAACCTCCCGTTACCGTGATAGTTTGATTCTGCCAACAGTTCCCCTTCAATATAGACGTTGTCCTGAATCAACTCTCCACTGGGCGACCAGCTCCTATCGTGTCCGTGCTTGAGTCCTGCCTCCCACTCTATCTCCGACGCCACCCCACCCATAGAATACCACGACCGCTCCAGACCGTGCTGAAGGCCGTCCTCATATTCTTTTATCCACTTTTTCGCACCAGCATCAGACCAGTGTATCACTTCACCGTGGAGGACATCCTTCCTGTACAATTCGGTGGTTCTGACAGAACCGTTATCGTACCATTGCGTCCACTTCTTTATCCGTTTTCCCCCACTGTAACGTTCTTCTACAGCCAACTGACCGGATGGATACCATTTCAAAGTCTTGCCATGAAGCAGACTGTCTTTATAGACTTTCTGTGAGTCGAGATTCGACGATTCACTCCACCAGCGCCATTTACCGTGCACTACATCTTTCTTAAAGCGGCGCTCCGCCCTGAGCGCTCCGTTCTCATCTTTGATGATCCATTTACCGTCAATGAGGCCATCCTCATAATCTATAGCGTCTCTCTCCCGTCCGTTGGAATGATAGGTGAAAGATGCTCCGTTCAAACTGCCCTTGCGAAAGCTGTATGACGACGTCATGTTTCCGGCTTTATCCCAGTAGGTCTTACTGCCGTGAACTATCCCCTTCCTGTAATTCCACGTGGAGTCAAGATTGCCGTCGGCGGCCCACCCAGACCACTCGCCGTGGGGGAGTCCTTTGGCGTACGACTGCTCAGTCCGTTTCTTTCCGTTCTCATACCAGCCTATATACTTGCCGTGGAATTCGCCCTTGCGGTAGTTGATCTCTTCCAAAGGTGAATTGTTGGTATAGTAAGAAACAGTCTTCACCACAATTGAATCAGTCTTGGATTGCAGATAGTGAACTTCTGTACGGTAACCGGCGAGAGTCTTTTCGGTTGTCTTCAGTTCAGCAGCACAGCCGACAAGCACCAACTGGAGAATAACCGTTGGGCCAACAAAGTAGAGAGTGTGCATCGGTTTCAAGGTAAGTGATACACTCCAATGGCATTTCCGTAGAGACTGGCGAGGTACAGTTTGCCTTCCTTCTCGATAACGTTAGACACATTTGAGAAAGTTTTGCCCGATGGATCGTGGAGACTCTCGACGATTTCGCCGTTGTGATTCAGTTTGAGCACGAAACCGTAGGCTTCGGCGCCGGGACGGAGCCAGTCCGGCAGGCGCATGAGGAGCTTCTTGATCCACACTCTGGGGTGGTACACCTCATCCACTGTCCGGTTGCGAGGAGAGACGATTGCCAGCCAGAAGTTGCCTTTGCCATCAGCCATGATGCCGTCAGGATAGCCCGGGAGATTATCTGCGAAAACGTCCCGTTCCCCTGACCTCTCGCCCTTGAGCCAGAAGCGGGTGACACGATAAGCGCCTAGCTCCGTTACGAGTACGAAACGGCCTCCCCCGCCAACTGTGACACCGTTTGCATAGTATAGATTTTCGCCCACTACATCCATAACTCCCACCGATGGATCGTACCTCAGCAACCGGCCGAAGGGACGATGAACGAGAATATCATGAAAGGTATCGTGCACGAAGATTCCCGAGGTGACGTCTGAAAAGTAGATCCTTCCATCGGGAGCGATATCCAGATCATTGGGGAAGTGGAGTGGCAGTTCCCGGGAGAGAGCGACTAGGGTATCTATCTTGCCGGTGGGAGATACAGAGATGAGACCCAAGCCGGGATCACAGGCAACAAGATTTCCTTGGAGATCAAAGGCAAGTCCCAGCGGCCTTCCGCCCGTCTGCACAAATTCTTCCACGGATCCGTCATGAAGTATCCTTCTGATAGCACCGTCTTCTTCCGACGTATAGACGAGTCCTTCTTCATCTAGCGCTACATCTTCAGGTCCTATGAGCAAACCTTCGGCCAGGAGTTCCACTTCAGTTAGCCGATTATTCTGTTCCAGTGCACCTTGGGATTTGGGCGCCGGTTCGGGCGTGAAAGCTACAGGCTCGATGTCTGGCATTTCCGCGCAACCGATGATGAAAAGGAAGATTGACAGTGATACTCCAAGCAGACAATTAACTGCGAGAGAAAGTGCGATCTTCTTCTCCGAGTCGCTTATAAATCTATTCTCAGATGACAGGTTTCCAAGGTCTTCCCACATCGCCCTACTGATCGAGATACTCATCTAGCGCCCGCGAGACCTTCTCCATCGCCTCAGCGAAGCGACGCATGCCGTACCCGATCCGAATAAATCCTTCCGCATCAAACGTATAGTTTCCCGGCGGTACAAGAACGGAGTATTCCTCGGCCAATCGGAGACAGAACTCATCAGTGTGGATGTCGGGGATAAACTTGGGAAAAGTGATTGGACCACCTTCGGGTTTGACCCAGTCGAAGACACCGTTCTTCTGAGCCATCCACTCCTTGAGCACACCAAAATTCTCATCCACGATAGCTTGATTCCTGGCAAGCACTTTATCCCTGTGTCTGTGAGCCAAAGCCGCTATCTGCTGATCTATGGTGGCGGCACAGACGGTAGTATAATAGTTGATATGCCACAGTGATTCGAGAATGTCCTCGGGCGCCGCAATCCATCCCACTCTCAGGCCGCTCAAGCCGAACGACTTCGACATACTGCCAGTAGAGATCGCCGACTGATCTAAGTCCCGTACGGAGCCTGTGGCCGGCTTGCCATCTACCGTGATTCCGCGGAACACTTCATCCACCCACACCTTGGCCCCTACCTCTCCCGCAATGGCTATGACACTCTGAAGTTCTTCGTCTGACATAATATATCCCGTGGGATTCTGAGGATTGTTGATAACGATCAGTTTCGTCGATTCGTCAACGAGATCCTCCAACTCGGCAAGGTCCGGCTGGAATTGATTCTCGTGACGCAGTCGCCATTTCCGCACTTCCGCGCCGAGATCGCCGGCGAGCTGATAGAGCGCAGGATACATGGGAAACATGGCTACGACAGAGTCTCCCGCTCCCACGAGGGATTCCACCAGAAGAAAGATCGCCTCTGTACTGGAACAGGTGACGAACACTTCTCCGGGCGAGGTGCTCTTGTACCACGTAGCGACGGTTTCCTGAAGTTCCGGCAGACCGCCCACAGGCGCCGAGGTCAGTTTAGTTTTACCGAAATCGATTGCCTCACCTGTGAGATCAAACAGCTCATCCACTGTCATTCCGGCGCAGCTGCTGGATCCAAGCAGATGATCCACCTTGAATTCGTAGCGGTCGAACCATTCTTCGAGGGTAAAGACTGAGTACTTCATCAGCGTACCATAACTTTGCGTTCAGCAGTAAGATGTAGATTTTTCGTTCGAGGCAATGACTTCATGAATCATCTCCTTTCATTTCAATCAATTCTTCCTTACTTGTTTCTTCTACAACCACAACTGCCTGTCCAGGCTACGATACTGGATTGCCTCTCCCAGATGTTGGGGTTCGATCTTAACTCGGCCCTCCAGGTCGGCGATGGTCCGCCCCACTTTAAGGATTCGGTCGTAGGCGCGCGCCGAGAGCCCCAGTTTATCCATGGCCGATTTCAGCAGACTCTTCCCTTCCTCGCTGATATCACAGAATTTGCGGATATCTTTCGTCTCCATATGCGCATTGCAGTACTTCCCTTCGATGGAATTGAATCGCTCCAGTTGAACTTGGCGCGCCGCCTCCACCCGCTCCCGGATGGACTCAGACTTTTCACCGGGCGGTTTCTCTGAAAGATCGGCAAAAGGTACAGCCGGCACTTCCACATGGAGATCAATTCTATCCATGAGGGGGCCTGAAATCCTTCCCATATATTTCTGGATCAGCAGCGGTGTGCATGTGCATTCATTATTGGGATCAGTGGCGTAGCCGCAGGGGCAGGGATTCGTCGCCGCCACAAGCTGGAAGTTGGCGGGATAGTTCACTGAAACGGCGGCTCTTGCGATGGTCACCTCGCCGTTCTCCATGGGCTGGCGCATTACTTCGAGCACATTCTTCTTGAATTCCGCCAGCTCATCGAGGAATAGCACACCGTGATGCGCCAGACTCACTTCACCGGGCTTCGGTATTGTTCCACCGCCGATGAGACCAGCATCGCTGATGGTGTGGTGAGGCGAACGAAATGGACGGATAGCGATAATGCCGGCGTCGCCCGGCAGAAGTCCGGCCACCGAGTGAATCTTGGTCGTTTCAAGCGCTTCACCCAGAGTCAGATGAGGTAAGATCGTCGGCAGACGTTTAGCCAGCATCGTCTTACCCGATCCTGGCGGTCCGATGAGGATGACGTTGTGTCCGCCAGCCGCCGCCACTTCCACGGCTCGCTTGACATGCTCCTGCCCTTTCACCTCCTCGAAATCTACAGGATAGTGGCGGCTGTCACGGAACAACTCATCTATGTCTACATTAGTCGACCGGAGCTCCGAATCTCCGTTCAGTACATTTACCACATCCAATAATGTTTTGGCGCCGGCTACCCTGACACCTTCAGCTACCGCCGCTTCGCGCGAATTTTCCTCGGGCACAATGAGTCCTTTTACACCTGTTTGAGCTGCCGAAATGGCAATTGGTAGGGCTCCCCGAACAGATCGTAGCGAGCCGTCCAGTGACAGTTCACCGAGAAGCCATAGCTTTTGGAGATATGTCGGTTGAATTTCACCCAGCGCCGCCAGAATGCCGATAGCGATCGGGAGGTCAAAGGCACTCCCTTCCTTACGAATGTCGGCCGGTGCCAGATTAACAACCACCTTTTTGTTGGGAAAACGGAAGCCCGAATTCTTAATTGCCGCTATGACCCTCTCCTTACTCTCCTTAACCGCCCCTTCCGGCAGGCCGACGGTGATGAACTTGGGGATGGGGGTCGGCGTCAGATTCGCTTCAATCTCAACTTCGTAGGCGTCTATCCCAAGGATGGCGCTGCTGAGTACACGAGCGTGCATTACACAACTGATTTGAAAGAATGTAGTCTTAGCCCGGACACGAGATGAACCCGGTCACGGCAAGATATGGAATGATTACATAAAGGGAAACATCACGGATCAGATAGAAAATAAAGAAGGCTATCAGAATCTTCCACCCCTTCTCCTTCAGGAGAAGTTTGAAACCACCTTTGCGGAAATCTGCACGCCACTCTCTGACAATTTTCGGGACAAGAAATTTCAATCTCAGTCTGGCTTCTTCTTCGGTTGGCCCATGATACTCTCATATTTCTCCAGTAGTGTCTGGCCTTTGACCTGAGAACGCGTATAGGCGTAACGCAGTGCTTCGTAAAACGGGCGATCTCTGAATTCATCCTGCCTGTAAAAATCGTCCACCCATTCGATGAACTTGGTAGCATCTTTGCCTTCAAGATACTCCAGAATTGTATAAGCCATTTCTGCCCGATTCTCATAATACCATTTTGTAAAATCTCCCCGACCCGTCTCATCGATAAGAGATTTATGTGTCTCGTATACCTGCGTAAGATAGGCAAACAGATAGAACTCCTTCTCAGCGGGCTGTAGCGTCTTCCAGTAAAGGACTATAGGGGAATAATCTGTCTGTCCGTTGAGTACGGCTGCGAGAAGTAACACCGACCACATCGGTCTAAAACGAGTCTTCATTTGCTTAATCCTCCTCTTGCGCCACGCTGACTGTAACAGCGTCACCATTATTTCCTTCTTCCAGTTCAATCATCTGCAGCAGTTTATCAATCGCTTCAGCTTCCTCGACTCTCCCTACCTTCTCGCCATCTTTGTAGATGAGACCACCACCTTTGCCGAAGGCGATACCCATATCAGCATGGCTCGCTTCACCGGGGCCATTCACTGCACATCCCATAAGAGCCAGCGACATGGGCTTCTTAACGTGCTGAAGTTTATCTTCCATCTCTCCGGCAATCTTGAAGAGGTCCACTTCCAGCCGACCGCAGGTCGGGCAGGCCACGATCGTCACCCCGCGGCTCGCCAGTCCCAGCGATTTCAGTATCTCAAAACCGACCCGGACTTCTTCCACAGGATCGTCAGTGAGACTAACGCGAATGGTATCGCCGATACCTTCTTCCAGTAGTGTTCCGATTCCTACAGACGATTTAACGGTGCCGCTTTTTGTGGGGCCCGCTTCAGTTACACCAAGATGAAGTGGAAAGTCAAACTTCTGCGAGAAGAGACGGTAGGAATCGACCATGAGCCGCACATCGGAAGATTTAAGGGAAATTACAATGTCATCGAAGCCGAACTCTTTACAGATATTGATATGCCGCTCCGCACTCTCGACCATAGCTTCGG
The Candidatus Neomarinimicrobiota bacterium genome window above contains:
- a CDS encoding dUTP diphosphatase, with translation MKIKLRPFSADVAGFYRDHGHFHDGDAGLDLYVPESMTFSARETAPIHLKVACEMEGQRPYFLIPRSSISKTPLRMANSIGLIDGGYRGELIAFCDNISEEVYTVKAGQRLFQLVAMDGSPLELEIVDELSETSRGEGGFGSTGS
- a CDS encoding amino acid permease — translated: MADTSKRVVRTFDATSMVAGNIIGSGIFLLSGYAAAPVTDSSWLIFAWIGGGVMAMLGALSIAELSTTFPNIGGDFLYLNNVYGRYPAFLYGWMSLVIFETGSIAILAVFGGKYLLEFFPQSGLSEPFLASLLVIGFSLLHCLRITVGARFQSILTVIKIGGLFILTFLLFKSGSGSVESGAANLVDASPVRGFSRALIPIFFAYTGWNVAGYIAGEIHNPRKTLPRALIGGTLITMIIYIVVEIGFLKSIGLDAMRGEEMVPVIALKTVGAEGWSTFLTLLIFISVVSSLSITIQTAGARVIQAMGEHGVFFRFTAKRHPRFQTPVNALILQAAWCIVLMYVLDIESLVDSTTVVMILFSSVSISTLFKVRGRSVADGNSESYKTPLFPLVPVAYIICALFVSWGVIRFHLDRGSLLPAWGFAFLVVGSIVYWIWNQLGGGSSENED
- a CDS encoding mechanosensitive ion channel family protein is translated as MNLDTQSMTAYLIPIVTILGFTVAGWIFKTYIHKQLKRIAARTKWRGDDVVLSAVESSSIQWFFLGGVYFALDGIPLSPELLGSAQTVILILIILSITLSVARAGVGLLELFAASTDALPSAAMFTNLVRIFIITIGLLIVFQTLGISITPLLTALGVGGLAVSLALKDTLSDVFAGLHILLSKKVVPGDLVELDSGHRGTVDNISWRNTTLKDRKNNLVVIPNAKLSAAIMKNFDAPIKELVVRLGCGVSYDSDLGHVERVTLEVARDVMQNVEGGIPESDPNMIFMNFGESSIDFRVSLTAKDYSGQWAVTHEFIKRLHKRFGEEGINIPFPIRTVYQQNE
- a CDS encoding SMP-30/gluconolactonase/LRE family protein, which translates into the protein MSISISRAMWEDLGNLSSENRFISDSEKKIALSLAVNCLLGVSLSIFLFIIGCAEMPDIEPVAFTPEPAPKSQGALEQNNRLTEVELLAEGLLIGPEDVALDEEGLVYTSEEDGAIRRILHDGSVEEFVQTGGRPLGLAFDLQGNLVACDPGLGLISVSPTGKIDTLVALSRELPLHFPNDLDIAPDGRIYFSDVTSGIFVHDTFHDILVHRPFGRLLRYDPSVGVMDVVGENLYYANGVTVGGGGRFVLVTELGAYRVTRFWLKGERSGERDVFADNLPGYPDGIMADGKGNFWLAIVSPRNRTVDEVYHPRVWIKKLLMRLPDWLRPGAEAYGFVLKLNHNGEIVESLHDPSGKTFSNVSNVIEKEGKLYLASLYGNAIGVYHLP
- a CDS encoding aminotransferase class I/II-fold pyridoxal phosphate-dependent enzyme, producing the protein MKYSVFTLEEWFDRYEFKVDHLLGSSSCAGMTVDELFDLTGEAIDFGKTKLTSAPVGGLPELQETVATWYKSTSPGEVFVTCSSTEAIFLLVESLVGAGDSVVAMFPMYPALYQLAGDLGAEVRKWRLRHENQFQPDLAELEDLVDESTKLIVINNPQNPTGYIMSDEELQSVIAIAGEVGAKVWVDEVFRGITVDGKPATGSVRDLDQSAISTGSMSKSFGLSGLRVGWIAAPEDILESLWHINYYTTVCAATIDQQIAALAHRHRDKVLARNQAIVDENFGVLKEWMAQKNGVFDWVKPEGGPITFPKFIPDIHTDEFCLRLAEEYSVLVPPGNYTFDAEGFIRIGYGMRRFAEAMEKVSRALDEYLDQ
- a CDS encoding YifB family Mg chelatase-like AAA ATPase gives rise to the protein MHARVLSSAILGIDAYEVEIEANLTPTPIPKFITVGLPEGAVKESKERVIAAIKNSGFRFPNKKVVVNLAPADIRKEGSAFDLPIAIGILAALGEIQPTYLQKLWLLGELSLDGSLRSVRGALPIAISAAQTGVKGLIVPEENSREAAVAEGVRVAGAKTLLDVVNVLNGDSELRSTNVDIDELFRDSRHYPVDFEEVKGQEHVKRAVEVAAAGGHNVILIGPPGSGKTMLAKRLPTILPHLTLGEALETTKIHSVAGLLPGDAGIIAIRPFRSPHHTISDAGLIGGGTIPKPGEVSLAHHGVLFLDELAEFKKNVLEVMRQPMENGEVTIARAAVSVNYPANFQLVAATNPCPCGYATDPNNECTCTPLLIQKYMGRISGPLMDRIDLHVEVPAVPFADLSEKPPGEKSESIRERVEAARQVQLERFNSIEGKYCNAHMETKDIRKFCDISEEGKSLLKSAMDKLGLSARAYDRILKVGRTIADLEGRVKIEPQHLGEAIQYRSLDRQLWL